The stretch of DNA GGCAAGCAAGCCGGCAAACCGCTGCAGATCAAGCGTTACAGTCGAGTCAGGCGCTACGTTGTCGCTTCATAAAACCTCACACCCCTGCCGATGCAACAATGGCTATTTCCCAATTAACTTGAGGAATCACATGGCCGTAGATGCCTATTTGCGAATTGACGGAGTAAAAGGCGAGTCGACAGACGACAAACACCGGGACTGGATTGAGCTTGCGGCTGCATCATGGGGGCATAAGCAAGCCCACAACGATCGAACGGGCTCGGCAGGCGGGCACACCGTAGGAGCTGCGGATTTCGATCACTTCCTGTTCTCGAAGGCTGCCGACCTGGCTTCCCCCATCTTGATGCAGCTGTGTGCCTCGGGTAAAACCATTCCAACAGCCACGGTGGAGTTCATGCGGGCCGACGGCAATGGCCAGCGCGTGAAATATTACGAGATCGAGTTCGAGAACATCATCATCTGCGATGCCTCCCAAAGCCTTCCGGGCGCCGGCGTCGTGCACGACCAGTACGCCCTGCAGTTCAGCAAGGTCAAGTGGACGTATACCCAGCAGAAGAAGAGTGGCGGCAAGGCTGGGAGCACCTCAGGCGGGTGGAATCTGGCCACGCGCAAATCTGCGACCTGACCATGAAGCTCGCTGGTCTCATGCTCATCAGCGTTCTCACGCTCCCGCCCGGCGCCACGCAAGCACCAGCGGCCGACCTTCCTCCAGTTCCGCCGGAAGATGTCGCGGCCACGCAGCGCGTCACACCTCGCCTGTTGGTGGCGGCCCTGCGCCCGAGTCCAGCGCAGCGGAGCGCGGGCGCCTGGATACCCGCATTTCACCAGGCACGCGGCTACATCCGAGCGATCAAGGATGCCACGCCTGGATGGTGTGCGCCGGTGCTGGGGGCCGCTGAAATCGACGGCATGATCGTCAGCCATCTAGCGCGTCTTCTCGAAGAAGCCCCTGATAAAGCAGGCGCCGTGGCAGCGCCGGTCATCGCTGCCGCTTTACGCGAGCATTTCCCTTGCAAATGACAGGAGTAAGAAATGCCGAACGCACGTCCGCTCTTTCACGAGTTTTTGAGGCATTACCCATCTACCTGGGATATGGGACGGGAATACCTGTTCAAGTCGATCGGTTGGGAAGATCTGCTCGATAACTCAGCTTACATGAACACATGCGCTGTTCGCTTGAGCATCGGCCTGCTCGGCGCCAAGGTTCCACTCAAAGGACGCATGCGCATCAAAAAGGGCGAATTCGCTGGGCTGATGATCGAACCCGGACAGCGTTACCTCTCGAACTGGCTGAAGCAATACTGGGGGGATCCCGAAATTTACAATGACAAAACGGTGGGCTACGTCCGCAACCGTGCAGGGATCATCTCGCACTTTGCGATAGATCCGAGCAGCCCGATCGCGCAAGGTCATATCGACGTCCTGTCACCAGAGCCAGGCGACCCGTTCAGGTGTGCGAGCCTCTGTCATTGGAAAGCTCGCACGACCTGGTTCTGGCCACTCCCGCTGGGCGCAGGAACGGCGCAAATGTCGACATAACACACTGCTTTGCGCGCGGCGAAGCATCAATACTTCACTTCAATCCCGACATGGCGCTCGAGATTGTGACTCCAGTTCTTCGCGGTATAGCATACGACGTCACCCCGTGCGGTGGATTCGACCGAAGGTCCAATGATCGCCCACCAGTTGCCAGGATTAACCAGCTCTGGAAGACCTGCCGGAAGATCCCCGCGCCAGCCGTAAGGGTCACTCACTCCTCCCTTTGCAGTAAAGCTGGCTCCCTGCGGGACGATCACACATAAGTCCATGCACACCGATTGATTCAGGCGGCGCGTATTGAATGGATCTCCGGGAAGCCCGAGGACGGCGCTCGCCTTGCCGATACCTTCGATTCCTTTCTCCACCAGGGCCTGCCCCAGCGTTTTCGCATGCGCGTCAGCAGTACACGGAGGGTTGTCCATCGCAGCGGGCGTGCCGGTTGCCGGCATCTTGGCCCTGGCTTACACGGTCTTGTCCTGCGCGTTCGCCGACATGGCTGTAAAAGCCGCCGTGGCCAGCAAGAAAGTTCGGAAGCAGATTTTCATGGCATCACCTGTCATAGTGGACATCGAACATGACCCCGCGGTCTGACGATCCGCGCCTGGCATGCGGACCCGGCCGATCGTAAAAAAATACTATCAGTCGCCCATCGCGTCAATGTTGTAAAAATCGGCCTGCGGGCCGACCCGGCAGGTCCGGATGATTCGTGTTGTTCGTCGAACTCTGGCGTTTCACGATTACAATGTTGAACCAAAATTTTTTTGCAGTGGACATGCTGAACCCGATCCTTCCCCGCCTGCCAAGGATGTTGGCCGGTATGATGGCCGCCGTCCTCCTCCTCGCGCTGTGGTCCGCTAAAGCCCATGGGGTAGCACCGCCGCAGCCGGTACGCGTCGGCCTCGATGCCGAATTCGGGCTCGACAACAGCACCTCGGCCCAGGCCGTCGAGCTGGGCATGCGCACCGCCATCGCCGAGATCAACCGCGCCGGTGGCGTGTTGAACGGCAGGCCGATCGAACTGGTCACCAAGGACCATCGCTCGATCCCGGCCCGCGGCATCCGCAATATCGAGGAATTTGCCCGCATGCCGGACCTGGTCGCCGTGTTCGGCGGGCGCTTCAGTCCCGTCATCATCGAAGAGCTGCCGACCCTGAAGGCGACCAGGACCCTGTTCATGGCGACCTGGTCCTCGGCCGAGGGGATCATCGACAACGGCATGAAACCGAATTACGTCTACCGCCTGTCGCTGCGCGACAGCCTGGCCATGCCCAAGCTGCTGCAGACGGCGCGCAAGCGCGGCTTGCCGAAGGTCGGACTGCTCTTGACCAATACCTCCTGGGGACGGAGCAACCTGGCTGCCGCCGAAAAGTTTGCCGAGGCCAACAAGGACATCACGATCGTGCGCACCGCCTGGTACAACTGGCGCGACCAGACCCTGGTCGCCAAGTACAACGCCTTGCGCAGCGCCGGCGCCCAGGTGGTCGTACTGGTCGCCAACGACGATGAAGCGGCCGTGCTGGTGCGCGAAGTGGCCGCGCTGCCGAAGTCCGAGCGCGTGCCGATCCTGAGCCACTGGGGCGTCACCGGCGGCGAGTTCGTGCGCCAGGCCGGCCCTGCCCTGAACCAGGTGGACTTTTCCGTGATTCAGACCTTTTCCTTCTTCCGGGCCGACCGGAGCCAGCTCGAGCGCTTCATGCGCAACGTCGCCACCGTCTCGAAGGTGCGCCGGATCGAAGACATCCAGGGGCCGGTGGGCGTGGCCCACGCCTATGACCTGATGCACATCCTGGCCAGGGCGATCGACCAGGCCGGCAGCACCGACAGGAAGGCCGTGCGCGACGCCCTGGAAAAGCTGCGCAGCTACCGCGGCCTGGTGAAAACCTATGCCCCGCCCTTCACCCCGACCCGCCATGAGGCGCTGAGCGCGCGCGAACTCCTGATCGCACGCTACCGTGCGGACGGCGTCATCGTGCCGACCGACGACTGATGATGGCGCTGTGGTCGACGTCCCGGGCCGCGAGCCTGACGCAGCGTTTTGCCATCGCCTCGGCGATCCTGGCCGGCGCCGCCGTGCTGCTGGTGGCGGCCGCCTCGTTCTGGCTGGTCAATCGCCAGCACGATGCGGCGCTCGCCCTGCTGCAGCAGCGCGAAGCGGCCTTCAACGCACGCAGCGTCGCCAATACCGTCAAGACCCTGGTCACGCGCATGGGCGAAGTGGCCGACAGCCCGATCCTGGCGACCGGCCTGGTCGACAGCGCGGGCAGGGAAACCTATCTCGCGCCCTTCCTCGGCGGCCTGCGCCAGATTGCCGGCATCCCGGTCCAGGTGATATTCACCGACTTCGAAGGCAAGACGGTGGCCGGCAATGGGCTCGAGCGCTTCGACCAGGAGCAGCTGGCCTGGCTGCGCGAGCGCATCGAGCGCGGCGTGGACCAGGCCGACATCTTCGGGCAGGGGCAAGGCGCGGAGCTGGTCGGCGTCAGCCTGCTGCGCTACTCGCGCACCAATACCCCCGAGGGCGCCTTGGTCTACAAGGTCAGGATGCAGGACCTGCAGCCGGGGCCTTCGTCGACCCTGACCTGGAAGGGCCAGCCCGCCGCGGCGCAGGCGCGCAACGTCCTGGAGGTGCCGGTGGCGGTGCCGTCCCAGCTTGCGCACCTCGGCCTGAAGCTGCGCGTGGACGCCTCCGCGCTCGACGACATCCTGGAGGAGCCCGCGTCCCAGTACGGCCTGATCGGCGGCATCGCCGCGCTGATCGCCCTCGGGGTGTTCCTGCTGGGCTCGCGCCTGTCGCTGGGACTGACCCAGGACCTGCGCAAGCTCGAGCGCTTCGCCGGCCGGTTCGGCGAGGAAGGCATCACCGAGCACCGCGCCGAACTGGCCGGCAGCAGCGAAACGGTCACGCTTGCGCGCTCGATCAACCAGATGCTCGACCGCCTGCAGGAGCAGCAGGAGCACCTGCAACAGGAGCACCGCCGCAAGGACGAGTTCCTGGCCATGCTGGCCCACGAATTGCGCAACCCGCTCGCGCCGATCAGCAGTGCGGCCCAGCTGCTGCGCATGCTGTTCGCGGGCGAACCCCGGGTCAAGCAGGCGAGCGAGGTCATCTCGCGCCAGGTGACGCACATGACCCACCTGGTCGACGACCTGCTGGACGTGTCGCGCGTCACGCGCGGCCTGGCCACGATCGACAAGACCGAGGTGGAGCTCGGCGACGTGCTGCGCGAGGCCGTCGAGCAGGTCACCCCGCTGGTCGGCGCGCGCGGGCACCGCCTGCTGCTCGACAGCGCGGACCGGCCGCTCCTGGTCAGCGGCGACCGTACCCGCCTGATCCAGGTCGCGGCCAACCTGCTCAGCAATGCGGCGAAATACACGCCCGACGGCGGCCAGCTGCGGGTCTCGCTGCGCCGGCAGGGAGACAGCGCGGTCCTCGAGGTGCAGGACAACGGGATCGGCATCAGCCCGGACCTGCTGCCGGTGGTGTTCGACCTGTTCACCCAGGGCCAGCGCACGCCCGACCGCACCCAGGGCGGGCTGGGCCTGGGCCTGGCCCTGGTGAAGAAGCTGGTCGAGCTGCATGGCGGCACGGTCGAAGCCCGCAGCGGCGGCGCCGACCAGGGCAGCAGCTTCTTCGTCCGCCTGCCGCTGCTGCCGGCCACGCAGACTCCCGCCGCCGCCGCCGCAAGGGGCACGGGCAGCGCGCCCGGAGCCCGGGCCCGCCGCATCCTGGTGGTGGACGACAACGTCGACGCCGCCAACACCCTGGCCCTGCTGCTCCAGAGCGCCGGGCACACGGTGCGGACCGAGCATTCGGCGCATGCCGGGCTGGCGGCGGCCGGGCAGGAAGATTTCGAGGTGATCCTGCTCGACATCGGCTTGCCGGACATGAGCGGGCACGAGCTGGCCAAGGTCTTGAAGGGGCAGCCGCGCAGCGCCGGCGCCCTGCTCGTCGCCGTCAGCGGCTACGGCCAGGAACAGGATCGCCGCATGTCGCTGCAGGCCGGCTTCGCGGCCCACCTGGTCAAGCCCGTGGTGGCGGAAGAACTGCTGGCCACCATCGCCGGCGCCGGAGACGGGCACGCGGCGCTTCCCTAGCGGCGCGCTCAAGAATTTTTTTGAAACAAGCGTTCTGTACGGCCCCGCACCGAGGGAATGGGCGCTCAGGAGGATGATGGCTTATCGGGACAGCAGGCAGCATGCGGGCCTGCCCCCTCATCCCAAACGGAGGCCAACATGCTCTATACCATCGCAATCGTACTTCTCGTTCTGTGGGTGCTCGGCATGCTTACTTCGGTAGCCGGCGGACTGATTCACCTTCTTCTCGTCGTCGCCGCCGTCGTCATCCTGATCCGCCTGTTCACCGGCAGAAAAGTGCTCTGACCTCGTGAAACGACCAGGCCGGAAACCCGCGGGATTTCCGGCTTTTTTGTGCGTTCAGGTCTCCGCCCACATCCTCAGCAGGTTGTGGTAATGCCCCGTGATCCCCACGACGGCCTCGGTTTCGCCATGCGCCGCGCGCAGCTTCTGGATGTTGGTGTCCAGCTCGAACAGCATGGCGCGCTTGGCGTCGTCGCGCACCATGCTCTGGGTCCACAGGAACGAGGCCACCCGCTCACCGCGCGTCACCGGCAGCACCTGGTGCACGCTCCCTGACGGATACACGATGGCGTCGCCCGCCGGCAGCTTCACCTCGTGCGTGCCGTAGGCGTCCACCACCACCAGCTCGCCGCCCTCGTAATCGTCCGGATCGCTCAGGAACACGGTGGTCGACACGTCCGCCCGCAGCGGCGCCAAGCCGCCGCGCTGGGGCCGGATCGCCCCGTCCACGTGCAGGCCGTAGTGCTCGCCCCCGCCGTAGGCGTTGAAATACGGCGCCAGGATCCGCAAGGGCAGCACGCTTGAAAAGAACAGCGGATTGTTCATCAGCGCCTGGCTCACCACCTGTCCCAGCTCCACACTCAATGCCGAGCCGTCCTTGAGCTGGCGGTTGCGCTTGACCCGGGCGCCTTGCGAGCCGACGCTTTCGCGTCCGTCCACCCATTCGGGCGCTTCCTCCATGCGGGCGCGGATGGCGGTGACCTGCTCGCGCTGGAGCACGCCCGGGATGTGCAGCATCATGATCGAGTCCTCGTGAAGGAAAAAAGCCCTCCCGATCATATCAGGAGGGCGAAGTCCGGTTGCCCGGCGGGGGTGGTGTTGCCCTGCGATGTCAGAACTTGAGGTTGGCCGTCAGGCTGGCCGAGCGGCCCGGGCCCACGCCGGCGTAGTGCGGCGACGAGACGCGGTCGAAATACAGCTTGTCGCCCAGGTTCTGGATGTTCAGCTGGAAGGACACGTTCGGGTTCAACACGTAGGTCGCCATCGCGTCGAAGCGGGTGTACGAAGGCGAGTACTTGGTGTTGTTCACGTTGGCGAACTGGCGGTCCACGAAGTTGGCGCCGCCGCCGATCGTCAAAGCACGGCTCACCGCGTAGGTGGTCCACAGCGAGGCGCTGTGCTTCGGCGTGGTCGGGAAGGCGTTGCCGTTGAAGGGCGACGGGGTCCAGACCGGATTCGCGGTCGTGCCGGTGTTGGCGTAGCCGTTGTCGGCGACGATGCCGTCCAGGTAGGTGTAGCCGCCGAACACGGTCCAGTCCCGGGTGATG from Massilia varians encodes:
- a CDS encoding Hcp family type VI secretion system effector; the encoded protein is MAVDAYLRIDGVKGESTDDKHRDWIELAAASWGHKQAHNDRTGSAGGHTVGAADFDHFLFSKAADLASPILMQLCASGKTIPTATVEFMRADGNGQRVKYYEIEFENIIICDASQSLPGAGVVHDQYALQFSKVKWTYTQQKKSGGKAGSTSGGWNLATRKSAT
- a CDS encoding Rap1a/Tai family immunity protein is translated as MKLAGLMLISVLTLPPGATQAPAADLPPVPPEDVAATQRVTPRLLVAALRPSPAQRSAGAWIPAFHQARGYIRAIKDATPGWCAPVLGAAEIDGMIVSHLARLLEEAPDKAGAVAAPVIAAALREHFPCK
- a CDS encoding T6SS effector amidase Tae4 family protein, with product MPNARPLFHEFLRHYPSTWDMGREYLFKSIGWEDLLDNSAYMNTCAVRLSIGLLGAKVPLKGRMRIKKGEFAGLMIEPGQRYLSNWLKQYWGDPEIYNDKTVGYVRNRAGIISHFAIDPSSPIAQGHIDVLSPEPGDPFRCASLCHWKARTTWFWPLPLGAGTAQMST
- a CDS encoding ABC transporter substrate-binding protein, producing MMAAVLLLALWSAKAHGVAPPQPVRVGLDAEFGLDNSTSAQAVELGMRTAIAEINRAGGVLNGRPIELVTKDHRSIPARGIRNIEEFARMPDLVAVFGGRFSPVIIEELPTLKATRTLFMATWSSAEGIIDNGMKPNYVYRLSLRDSLAMPKLLQTARKRGLPKVGLLLTNTSWGRSNLAAAEKFAEANKDITIVRTAWYNWRDQTLVAKYNALRSAGAQVVVLVANDDEAAVLVREVAALPKSERVPILSHWGVTGGEFVRQAGPALNQVDFSVIQTFSFFRADRSQLERFMRNVATVSKVRRIEDIQGPVGVAHAYDLMHILARAIDQAGSTDRKAVRDALEKLRSYRGLVKTYAPPFTPTRHEALSARELLIARYRADGVIVPTDD
- a CDS encoding hybrid sensor histidine kinase/response regulator, with amino-acid sequence MMALWSTSRAASLTQRFAIASAILAGAAVLLVAAASFWLVNRQHDAALALLQQREAAFNARSVANTVKTLVTRMGEVADSPILATGLVDSAGRETYLAPFLGGLRQIAGIPVQVIFTDFEGKTVAGNGLERFDQEQLAWLRERIERGVDQADIFGQGQGAELVGVSLLRYSRTNTPEGALVYKVRMQDLQPGPSSTLTWKGQPAAAQARNVLEVPVAVPSQLAHLGLKLRVDASALDDILEEPASQYGLIGGIAALIALGVFLLGSRLSLGLTQDLRKLERFAGRFGEEGITEHRAELAGSSETVTLARSINQMLDRLQEQQEHLQQEHRRKDEFLAMLAHELRNPLAPISSAAQLLRMLFAGEPRVKQASEVISRQVTHMTHLVDDLLDVSRVTRGLATIDKTEVELGDVLREAVEQVTPLVGARGHRLLLDSADRPLLVSGDRTRLIQVAANLLSNAAKYTPDGGQLRVSLRRQGDSAVLEVQDNGIGISPDLLPVVFDLFTQGQRTPDRTQGGLGLGLALVKKLVELHGGTVEARSGGADQGSSFFVRLPLLPATQTPAAAAARGTGSAPGARARRILVVDDNVDAANTLALLLQSAGHTVRTEHSAHAGLAAAGQEDFEVILLDIGLPDMSGHELAKVLKGQPRSAGALLVAVSGYGQEQDRRMSLQAGFAAHLVKPVVAEELLATIAGAGDGHAALP
- a CDS encoding lmo0937 family membrane protein → MLYTIAIVLLVLWVLGMLTSVAGGLIHLLLVVAAVVILIRLFTGRKVL
- a CDS encoding Fe2+-dependent dioxygenase codes for the protein MMLHIPGVLQREQVTAIRARMEEAPEWVDGRESVGSQGARVKRNRQLKDGSALSVELGQVVSQALMNNPLFFSSVLPLRILAPYFNAYGGGEHYGLHVDGAIRPQRGGLAPLRADVSTTVFLSDPDDYEGGELVVVDAYGTHEVKLPAGDAIVYPSGSVHQVLPVTRGERVASFLWTQSMVRDDAKRAMLFELDTNIQKLRAAHGETEAVVGITGHYHNLLRMWAET